A single region of the Calonectris borealis chromosome 21, bCalBor7.hap1.2, whole genome shotgun sequence genome encodes:
- the TRAF1 gene encoding TNF receptor-associated factor 1 isoform X2 — protein MAEKTTRGPQDVPGSSPDENEFPFGYPTNICEDVPDQKYLCSNCNNVLKKALQTLCGHRYCSACLSWIVRNNKNAICQKCKEEDPSTLSEGSLLAEERAFGDAAINKEISELKVHCVTLGCSWSGIMKNFEEHQSLCEYALIPCHTGCGHMVMRKKLADHLENGCVNNVTMCQKCKRSLSSSEYQEHSCEGNLCKEQKCVQTETPSKEKNRSTPLINKDGCRFSEVGCSFRGSKEKIKEHEKTAVGAHMLLLLQHIKQLKASLCPAVKAANGSIPQSELKVNGAGKCISYLQIPGGLEVNGDLEVDCFPGSSVSEDESVLQQLVREKVISELENKLHVFENIVAVLNKEVETSNLEITAFRRQSELDQNIIRGLELKIAELHRCLMQKDAGLSSLHKSLLFSEQASYDGVFLWKITDVGRKLQDSVTGRTVSLYSPAFYTAKYGYKVCLRVYLNGDGTGKGTHVSLFFVVMRGDYDALLPWPFRHKVTFMLLDQNNREHIIDAFRPDLTSASFQRPVNDMNVASGCPMFLPLSKLQSPKYAYVKEDTLFLKCIIETN, from the exons ATGGCTGAGAAAACAACCAGAGGCCCGCAGGATGTCCCTGGCTCTTCTCCTGATGAAAATGAATTTCCTTTTGGATATCCCACTAATATTTGTGAGGATGTGCCTGATCAGAAGTACCTGTGCAGCAACTGCAATAACGTTCTGAAGAAAGCCCTGCAAACGCTCTGTGGGCATAGGTACTGCTCAGCCTGCCTCTCCTGGATTGTGCG aaacaataaaaatgccaTTTGCCAGAAATGTAAAGAGGAAGATCCCAGCACTTTAAGTGAGGGAAGCCTATTGGCAGAAGAAAGG GCTTTTGGTGATGCTGCCATTAATAAAGAGATTTCTGAACTCAAAGTACACTGTGTGACCCTTGGATGCAGTTGGTCTGGTATAATGAAAAATTTTGAA GAGCATCAGAGTTTATGTGAATATGCTTTAATCCCTTGTCACACTGGTTGTGGACACATGGTGATGAGAAAGAAACTTGCAGATCATTTGGAAAATGGATGTGTTAATAATGTGACAATGTGTCAGAAGTGTAAGCGGAGCTTATCCAGTAGTGAATACCAA GAACATTCATGTGAAGGCAATTTATGTAAGGAACAAAAATGTGTGCAAACAGAAACACCATCAAAGGAAAAG aacCGCTCTACACCCTTAATCAACAAGGATGGATGTCGTTTTTCTGAAGTCGGCTGTTCATTCAGG GGAAGCAAAGAGAAGATAAAGGAGCATGAAAAAACTGCAGTTGGAGCCCacatgctgcttctgctgcagcacATAAAGCAACTGAAGGCAAGCTTGTGCCCTGCTGTCAAAGCTGCAAATGGTTCCATCCCACAGTCAGAGCTGAAAGTGAATGGTGCAGGAAAATGCATCTCTTATCTGCAGATCCCAGGGGGGCTGGAAGTCAATGGGGATCTGGAAGTAGACTGTTTTCCTGGATCTTCTGTTTCTGAAGATGAATCTGTTCTGCAACAACTTGTGAGGGAGAAAGTGATTTCTGAGCTAGAAAATAAGCTACACGTGTTTGAGAATATTGTGGCAGTGCTCAATAAAGAGGTGGAGACCTCTAACTTGGAAATCACAGCCTTTCGGAGACAGAGTGAACTCGATCAAAATATAATACGAGGCCTTGAACTGAAG aTTGCAGAGTTGCACAGGTGCCTGATGCAGAAGGATGCAGGCCTGAGCAGTCTTCATAAGAGTCTTCTGTTCTCTGAGCAAGCTTCCTATGATGGGgtctttctgtggaaaataaCAGATGTTGGCAGGAAGTTACAAGACTCCGTGACTGGAAGAACAGTCAGTTTGTATTCACCAG CTTTCTACACTGCGAAGTATGGCTACAAGGTCTGTCTGAGGGTTTATCTGAATGGGGATGGGACAGGAAAAGGAACCCACGTGTCCCTGTTCTTTGTTGTCATGAGAGGAGACTACGATGCTCTGCTCCCATGGCCTTTCAGGCACAAG GTTACATTTATGTTGCTTGACCAAAATAATAGGGAACATATTATTGATGCATTTCGACCAGACTTGACTTCTGCTTCATTTCAGAGACCAGTGAACGATATGAATGTTGCAAGTGGGTGTCCTATGTTCCTCCCTTTGTCCAAACTACAGTCACCTAAATATGCCTATGTGAAAGAAGACACGCTTTTCCTTAAATGCATTATAGAAACAAATTAG